The following coding sequences lie in one Saccopteryx bilineata isolate mSacBil1 chromosome 5, mSacBil1_pri_phased_curated, whole genome shotgun sequence genomic window:
- the FAM200B gene encoding protein FAM200B: MDHFFFKRKSTSEVKYAEACSSSAVGSGSVGSDSTDRNTDSGLQTSASLEPHFKKKKVSVRRYNDDYLKYGFIKCEKPFENDRPQCVICNNILANESLKPSKLKRHLETQHAELIDKPLEYFQKKKQDVKLSPPFLSCSATVSEKALLASYLVAYRVAKEKMAPTAADKVILPACLDMVRTIFDDKSADKLKTIPSDDTIALRICAIAEHLETMLLSRLQSGVDFAVQLDESTDIGSCTTLLVYVRYAWQGDFVEDFLCCLNLTSHLSGLDAFAELEKRIVGQYKLSWKNCKGITSDGTANITGKHSRVIKKLLEVTNNGAVWNHCFIHREALASRDIPQNLMEVLKNAVKVVNFIKGSSLNSRLLETLCSEIGSNHIHLLYHTKVRWLSQGKILSRVYDLRNEIHIFLSEKKSHLASIFEDDIWVTKLAYLADIFGILNELTLKLQGKNSDIFQHVERIQGFQKALLLWQARLKSSRPSYYMFPRFLQHIEENIITETNLKEIKLEILLHLTSLSQTFHHFFPEEKCETLRENCWVKDPFAFRNPGSIVELNLMPEEENELLQLSSSYTLKNDYETLSLSAFWIKIQEDFPVLSRKSILLLLPFTTTSLCEVGFSVFTQLKTKERSGWNGAADMRVALSSCVPDWHTLVSRQAHPPR, encoded by the coding sequence atggatcatttcttttttaaaagaaagagcacTAGTGAAGTGAAATACGCAGAGGCGTGTTCGAGTTCAGCCGTTGGGTCAGGAAGTGTGGGTAGTGACAGTACGGACAGAAATACTGACTCTGGTCTGCAAACTTCAGCTTCACTTGAGCCacatttcaaaaagaagaaagtaagtgTAAGACGATATAATGATGATTACTTAAAATATGGTTTTATCAAATGTGAAAAACCCTTTGAAAATGACAGACCTCAGTGTGTTATTTGTAATAATATTCTTGCCAATGAAAGCTTAAAACcttcaaaattaaaaaggcaCCTAGAAACTCAGCATGCTGAACTTATTGATAAAcctcttgaatattttcagaaaaagaaacaagatgtAAAGTTATCACCACCATTTCTTAGCTGTTCGGCTACGGTCAGTGAGAAAGCCTTACTAGCATCATACTTGGTTGCATACCGTGTGGCCAAAGAGAAGATGGCTCCCACAGCTGCTGACAAAGTGATTCTCCCAGCATGTTTGGATATGGTGCGGACAATTTTTGATGATAAATCAGCTGACAAACTGAAAACGATACCTAGTGATGACACCATCGCTCTCCGAATCTGTGCTATTGCGGAACATCTGGAAACAATGCTCCTGTCTCGGTTACAGTCTGGGGTGGACTTCGCGGTCCAGCTGGACGAGAGCACCGACATCGGCAGCTGCACGACGCTGCTGGTTTACGTCAGGTACGCGTGGCAAGGAGACTTCGTGGAGGATTTCTTGTGCTGTTTAAACTTAACCTCACACCTAAGTGGATTAGACGCCTTTGCAGAATTAGAAAAGCGCATTGTTGGTCAATATAAGTTAAGCTGGAAAAACTGCAAAGGAATTACAAGTGATGGAACAGCAAACATAACTGGAAAACATAGCAGAGTAATTAAGAAATTGCTAGAAGTTACTAACAATGGTGCTGTGTGGAATCATTGTTTTATACATCGCGAGGCTTTAGCATCCAGGGACATTCCACAGAATCTCATGGAAGTGTTGAAAAATGCGGTGAAAGTTGTTAACTTTATTAAAGGAAGCTCACTAAATAGCCGACTTCTTGAAACATTGTGTTCAGAGATTGGAAGTAATCATATCCACTTACTGTATCATACCAAAGTTCGTTGGTTGTCTCAAGGGAAAATACTAAGCAGGGTTTATGATCTCAGGAACGAGATTCACATTTTCCTCagtgaaaaaaaatctcacttggCAAGTATTTTTGAAGATGACATTTGGGTAACAAAATTGGCATATTTAGCTGATATTTTTGGCATTCTTAATGAGCTGACTTTAAAACTACAGGGGAAAAACAGTGATATATTTCAACATGTTGAACGCATCCAAGGATTCCAAAAGGCATTACTGTTATGGCAAGCGAGGCTTAAAAGCAGTCGGCCCAGCTACTACATGTTTCCAAGGTTTTTGCAACACATCGAAGAGAATATCATTACTGAAAccaatttgaaagaaataaaattagagatattGTTGCATCTCACCTCTCTATCTCAAACTTTCCATCATTTCTTTCCAGAAGAAAAATGTGAAACGTTACGAGAAAATTGTTGGGTAAAAGACCCGTTTGCTTTCCGAAACCCAGGATCAATAGTCGAGTTAAACTTGATGcctgaagaagagaatgaactgCTGCAGCTCAGTTCTTCGTACACATTAAAGAACGATTACGAAACGTTGAGTCTGTCAGCCTTCTGGATTAAGATACAGGAAGACTTCCCGGTGCTGAGCAGAAAGAGCATCCTTCTCTTACTACCTTTCACAACAACCAGTTTGTGCGAAGTGGGGTTTTCAGTGTTCACCCAGTTAAAGACGAAGGAGAGGAGTGGGTGGAATGGGGCCGCAGACATGCGGGTGGCACTATCTTCCTGTGTGCCCGACTGGCACACCCTGGTGAGCAGGCAGGCCCACCCACCACGCTGA